A window of Thermococcus aggregans contains these coding sequences:
- the uppS gene encoding polyprenyl diphosphate synthase, with amino-acid sequence MLYRIVSKIPHILFKPAYDLYESYLFEKVKSQPEKIPKHVAIIMDGNRRWARLLDKPPWYGHLFGSRKLEEILEWCRELGIRTLTVYAFSTENFKRSKEEVKMLMDLFEKKFKELLHDERVHKYGIRVNVLGRKDLLPKNVREAAEEAEKATRKYNNYTLNIAVAYGGRSEIVDAVKRIVEDVQAGKLNKNEINEGLLKKYLYVPNMPDPDVVIRTGGEVRISNFLLYQIAYSELFFVDVYFPEFRKIDFLRIIREYQKRHRRFGK; translated from the coding sequence ATGCTCTATAGAATTGTTTCCAAAATTCCTCATATTTTATTTAAACCCGCTTATGATCTGTATGAGTCCTATCTCTTTGAAAAGGTCAAATCTCAGCCGGAAAAAATACCTAAACACGTGGCAATCATAATGGATGGTAACAGAAGGTGGGCAAGGCTTTTGGACAAGCCTCCTTGGTACGGCCACCTTTTTGGCTCCAGAAAACTGGAGGAAATACTTGAATGGTGTAGGGAGCTGGGCATAAGAACCCTGACAGTTTACGCTTTCTCAACTGAGAACTTTAAGAGGAGCAAGGAAGAAGTAAAGATGCTCATGGATCTCTTTGAAAAGAAGTTTAAGGAACTCCTTCATGACGAAAGAGTGCACAAGTATGGCATAAGGGTTAATGTTCTTGGCAGAAAAGATTTGTTGCCAAAAAACGTGAGAGAAGCTGCGGAGGAAGCAGAGAAAGCTACGAGGAAGTACAATAACTATACTCTAAACATCGCTGTTGCATACGGTGGAAGAAGCGAGATTGTTGATGCCGTAAAAAGAATTGTTGAAGACGTCCAAGCCGGAAAGCTAAACAAAAATGAGATAAATGAAGGACTTTTGAAGAAATATCTCTATGTGCCTAATATGCCGGATCCAGATGTGGTCATAAGAACGGGTGGGGAAGTGAGGATAAGCAATTTCCTTCTTTATCAGATTGCTTATAGCGAGCTTTTCTTCGTTGATGTCTACTTCCCGGAATTCAGAAAGATTGATTTTTTGAGGATAATAAGAGAATATCAAAAACGGCACAGAAGGTTTGGAAAGTAA
- a CDS encoding ATP-binding cassette domain-containing protein, whose translation MIRVEELSFKYAGAKDYSLKDVSFRVKKGEFLGILGASGSGKSTLCLTFNGIIPHSIRGDFRGNVFVKGYNTKEASVAELSKIVGLVLQNPDSQLFNMTVEEEVAFALENLGLDVEEIRRRVHWALKITGLEGLEKEFPPNLSGGQKQRLVIASVLALKPEVLVLDEPTSQLDPVGREQVLSLITLLNKEQGITILLVEHNTEYLFDFADRIIVLDKGELVMEGKPREIFEEADYLRKLGIKIPVSVKIGAELKRKGLLEKAALNDKELIKALRALLKS comes from the coding sequence ATGATAAGAGTGGAAGAGCTGAGCTTTAAATACGCTGGAGCAAAGGACTACTCCCTCAAGGACGTCAGTTTTAGGGTTAAAAAGGGCGAGTTTTTAGGCATTTTGGGAGCAAGCGGAAGCGGCAAGTCTACACTGTGTTTAACTTTCAATGGGATAATCCCTCATTCGATAAGGGGGGATTTTAGGGGCAATGTTTTTGTAAAGGGCTACAACACGAAGGAAGCAAGCGTGGCAGAGCTTTCGAAGATTGTGGGGCTTGTGCTTCAGAATCCCGACTCCCAGCTGTTTAATATGACTGTTGAGGAAGAAGTTGCCTTTGCCCTTGAAAATCTCGGCTTGGACGTTGAAGAAATAAGAAGGAGAGTTCACTGGGCGTTGAAAATTACCGGGCTTGAAGGGCTTGAGAAAGAATTCCCTCCGAACTTGAGCGGTGGACAGAAGCAGAGGCTTGTAATAGCAAGCGTCTTGGCCCTTAAGCCCGAAGTTCTCGTGCTTGACGAGCCAACTTCCCAGCTCGACCCTGTAGGCAGGGAGCAGGTTTTAAGCTTGATAACCCTTCTAAACAAGGAGCAGGGGATTACAATACTTCTCGTCGAACACAATACCGAGTACCTATTCGATTTTGCTGACAGAATAATAGTTCTTGATAAAGGCGAGCTAGTAATGGAAGGAAAACCGAGGGAGATTTTTGAGGAGGCAGATTACCTAAGGAAGCTTGGCATCAAAATCCCGGTCAGCGTAAAAATAGGGGCTGAATTGAAAAGAAAGGGGCTTCTCGAAAAAGCTGCTCTAAATGATAAAGAGCTTATAAAAGCCCTTAGAGCTCTGTTGAAGAGTTGA
- a CDS encoding DUF1667 domain-containing protein, whose amino-acid sequence MSEIKHFKLTCIICPLGCEIEVKMKGDKIIEITGFSCPRGKDYAIQEVTTPKRVVMSVIKVKNGDFPTVSVKTDRPVPKELIPAIMKELAKIEVEAPVEIGQVIIENVASSGANIVATRPAKRVSSAS is encoded by the coding sequence AAACTCACGTGTATTATATGCCCGCTTGGCTGCGAGATTGAAGTTAAGATGAAAGGAGACAAAATCATCGAGATTACAGGGTTCAGCTGTCCCAGAGGAAAAGACTATGCAATACAAGAAGTTACTACACCTAAAAGAGTAGTTATGAGTGTTATAAAGGTAAAAAACGGAGATTTTCCAACAGTATCAGTCAAAACAGATAGACCTGTTCCCAAGGAGCTCATACCTGCAATTATGAAGGAGCTAGCCAAAATAGAAGTGGAAGCTCCAGTCGAAATTGGCCAAGTGATAATAGAAAATGTTGCCAGTTCAGGAGCAAATATTGTAGCCACAAGACCTGCTAAAAGGGTTTCTTCAGCTTCCTAA
- a CDS encoding elongation factor EF-2, translating to MGKREEMIKAIKQLMTQPERIRNMGIAAHIDHGKTTLSDNLLAGAGMISEELAGKQLVLDFDEQEQARGITINAANVSMIHEYEGEKYLINLIDTPGHVDFGGDVTRAMRAIDGAIIVVDAVEGVMPQTETVLRQALREYVKPVLFINKVDRLIKELKLTPQQMQERFVKVITDVNRLIRRYAPPEFRDKWLVKVEDGSVAFGSAYYNWALSVPYMRKTGVSFKDIIDLTNAGDLKTLRKKAPLHVVVLDMVVRHLPNPLQAQKYRIPHLWRGDIESEIGQAMLNCDPNGKMAMVVTKIIIDKHAGEVATGRVWSGTVKTGQEVYLINSKRKARIQQVGIYMGPERINMDAVPAGNIVAVTGLRDAMAGETVSEEQIEPFEALHYTSEPVVTVAIEAKNVKDLPRLIEALRQLAKEDPTLHVKIDEETGQHLLSGMGELHLEVKLVHLKEQWGVDVDVSEPIVVYRESITKPSPIVEGKSPNKHNRFYIVVEPMPDEIYQAIREGEIPEGRPKDPKTVAKKLAELGMDYDIARGIVDIYNGNMFLDNTKGIQYLNEVMDLLIDGFHQAMDEGPLAREPVMKVIVRLVDAKIHEDNVHRGPAQIYPAIRTAIHCAMMKAGPVLYEPYQKVIINVPYEYMGAVSREITQRRGQLIDMRQEGEVMIIIAEAPVAEMFGFAGAIRGATSGRALWSTEHAGFKRVPNELAINIIRQIRQRKGLDPNPPTEKDVCPQQ from the coding sequence ATGGGAAAAAGGGAAGAGATGATTAAGGCGATCAAGCAATTGATGACTCAACCGGAGAGAATTAGAAATATGGGTATTGCCGCTCACATTGACCATGGTAAGACGACTCTCAGCGATAACCTGCTGGCTGGAGCGGGGATGATTAGTGAAGAGCTCGCAGGAAAGCAGCTTGTGCTTGACTTCGATGAGCAGGAGCAGGCTAGAGGTATCACCATTAACGCCGCTAACGTTTCAATGATCCACGAGTATGAGGGAGAAAAGTACCTCATCAATCTCATTGACACTCCGGGTCACGTTGACTTCGGTGGTGACGTCACAAGAGCCATGAGAGCAATTGACGGTGCAATTATAGTAGTTGATGCTGTTGAAGGTGTCATGCCCCAGACCGAGACAGTTCTTAGACAAGCCCTTAGGGAGTACGTCAAGCCAGTTCTTTTCATAAACAAGGTTGACAGGCTTATTAAGGAGCTCAAGCTTACCCCACAGCAGATGCAGGAGAGGTTCGTTAAGGTAATTACCGATGTAAACCGCTTGATTAGGAGATATGCTCCTCCAGAGTTTAGGGACAAGTGGCTTGTCAAAGTCGAAGACGGTAGCGTCGCCTTTGGTAGTGCCTACTACAACTGGGCATTGAGCGTTCCATACATGAGAAAGACAGGAGTCTCATTCAAAGACATCATCGACCTTACAAACGCTGGCGATTTGAAGACCCTTAGAAAGAAGGCCCCACTTCACGTAGTTGTTTTGGACATGGTAGTTAGGCACCTTCCAAACCCACTGCAAGCCCAGAAATACAGGATTCCTCACCTTTGGAGGGGAGACATCGAGAGCGAGATTGGGCAAGCAATGCTCAACTGTGATCCAAATGGAAAGATGGCAATGGTCGTTACAAAGATCATCATTGACAAGCACGCTGGTGAGGTTGCAACTGGTAGAGTCTGGAGCGGTACTGTGAAGACTGGTCAAGAGGTCTACCTAATCAACAGCAAGAGGAAGGCAAGAATACAGCAAGTTGGTATCTACATGGGTCCAGAGAGAATTAACATGGATGCTGTTCCAGCTGGTAACATAGTTGCTGTAACAGGTTTGAGAGATGCAATGGCTGGTGAAACAGTTAGCGAAGAGCAAATTGAGCCATTCGAAGCCCTACACTACACAAGCGAGCCGGTAGTTACAGTTGCTATTGAAGCCAAGAATGTGAAAGACTTACCAAGGCTTATTGAAGCCCTTAGACAGCTCGCTAAGGAAGATCCAACACTCCACGTTAAGATCGATGAAGAGACCGGGCAGCACTTGCTCAGCGGTATGGGTGAACTCCACCTTGAGGTTAAGCTTGTGCACCTTAAGGAGCAGTGGGGCGTTGATGTTGACGTCTCAGAGCCAATTGTCGTTTACAGAGAGAGCATAACAAAGCCAAGCCCAATAGTAGAAGGAAAGTCACCAAACAAGCACAACAGGTTCTACATTGTTGTTGAGCCAATGCCGGACGAGATTTACCAAGCAATTAGGGAGGGTGAAATCCCAGAAGGAAGACCAAAAGATCCAAAGACCGTTGCAAAGAAGCTTGCCGAGCTTGGAATGGACTATGACATTGCAAGGGGCATCGTTGACATTTACAACGGAAACATGTTCCTCGACAACACCAAGGGTATCCAGTATCTCAACGAAGTTATGGATCTCCTTATAGATGGCTTCCACCAGGCAATGGATGAGGGACCACTTGCCAGAGAGCCCGTGATGAAGGTCATAGTTAGACTTGTAGATGCAAAGATCCACGAGGACAACGTCCACAGAGGCCCAGCCCAGATCTATCCAGCAATTAGAACTGCCATCCACTGTGCAATGATGAAGGCTGGTCCAGTCCTCTACGAGCCATACCAAAAGGTCATAATTAACGTTCCATACGAATACATGGGAGCAGTTAGCAGAGAGATTACCCAGAGAAGAGGACAGCTTATTGACATGAGACAAGAGGGTGAAGTAATGATAATCATCGCAGAGGCTCCTGTAGCAGAGATGTTCGGATTTGCTGGAGCAATAAGAGGTGCAACAAGCGGTAGAGCGTTGTGGAGTACAGAGCACGCTGGCTTCAAGAGAGTACCAAACGAGCTTGCAATAAACATTATAAGACAGATAAGGCAAAGAAAAGGTCTCGATCCAAACCCACCAACAGAGAAGGACGTCTGTCCACAGCAGTGA
- a CDS encoding TrkH family potassium uptake protein, whose protein sequence is MLELRKYINIADDIFVIRNLIGALLQGIGVAYLIPVLITWVYREEIKYVPYFVLPGLACILLGAWLAQHSEHIEDVNLRQAMISAAFVWLFASFVSVVPFMKIAGMGFVDSYFESMSAWTGTGLTMMRNLESYPHIILFWRAWMQWLGGVGIVLVALTVLIRPGVAAARLYKAEARTERILPNLANTSKVIFKIYAVLTIVGVYLYYINGMGLFDAVIHSMTGLGTGGMSSHDLSIGFFNSLSIEAITIFLMIMGATNFTVHYKLFKERSLAPFFRDIQVKYMFFFLAPAIALIGYALLIYNGVPIGESFREAVFHAVSAITCTGFSISDLSQYPELAKLLIGFLMVVGGGAGSTAGGIKLIRITLTFQTLKWTIQQAILPKGAVIKRKIGDYIFTEEDLQEVLGFTMTYIAFLLIGTIWVMLRVGASLADAFFEVASAQGNVGLSIGITSPSLPLDVKILLILHMWIGRLEIFSTLVFIFGVALMLPRLVERE, encoded by the coding sequence ATGCTAGAGCTTCGAAAGTACATCAACATCGCCGATGACATCTTTGTCATAAGGAACCTAATAGGGGCACTTCTTCAGGGTATAGGTGTTGCTTATCTAATCCCGGTCTTGATTACGTGGGTTTACAGAGAGGAGATTAAGTATGTCCCTTATTTTGTGCTTCCGGGCCTGGCATGTATTCTTCTCGGGGCATGGCTAGCTCAACATTCTGAGCACATAGAGGATGTAAACCTGAGACAAGCTATGATTTCAGCAGCCTTTGTATGGCTTTTTGCCTCTTTTGTTAGCGTTGTTCCTTTCATGAAAATAGCAGGCATGGGTTTTGTTGACTCTTATTTTGAGAGCATGTCCGCGTGGACTGGAACTGGACTGACAATGATGCGCAATTTAGAAAGCTATCCCCATATAATCCTCTTCTGGAGAGCATGGATGCAGTGGCTCGGCGGAGTTGGCATAGTCTTAGTTGCCCTGACCGTCTTGATTCGTCCTGGGGTTGCTGCAGCGAGGCTCTACAAAGCAGAAGCAAGAACTGAGAGGATTCTCCCGAACTTGGCAAACACTTCGAAGGTAATATTCAAAATATACGCAGTTTTGACAATTGTGGGTGTATATCTTTATTACATAAACGGTATGGGGCTCTTTGATGCAGTGATACACTCAATGACAGGTCTTGGGACCGGTGGTATGAGTTCTCATGACCTGAGTATAGGATTTTTCAACAGTCTCAGCATAGAGGCGATCACGATCTTTCTTATGATAATGGGTGCGACAAACTTTACCGTTCATTACAAGCTTTTTAAAGAGCGGTCTCTTGCACCTTTCTTCAGGGATATTCAGGTTAAGTACATGTTCTTCTTCTTAGCTCCAGCCATTGCTCTTATTGGGTATGCTCTCCTAATTTACAATGGAGTGCCAATTGGGGAATCCTTTAGAGAGGCCGTTTTTCATGCTGTCTCTGCAATAACGTGTACTGGTTTTTCTATCTCGGATTTGTCTCAATACCCAGAGCTTGCAAAGCTCCTTATAGGCTTCTTAATGGTGGTTGGAGGAGGCGCAGGTAGTACGGCCGGAGGTATAAAGCTTATCCGCATAACTCTAACGTTCCAGACGTTAAAGTGGACAATCCAGCAGGCTATTCTCCCTAAGGGAGCCGTCATAAAAAGGAAAATTGGCGACTACATTTTTACGGAAGAAGACCTGCAAGAGGTTTTGGGATTTACCATGACCTACATTGCTTTTCTGTTAATTGGAACAATATGGGTCATGCTTAGGGTAGGGGCCAGCTTGGCGGATGCATTCTTTGAGGTTGCCTCAGCCCAAGGAAATGTTGGGTTGAGTATAGGAATAACCTCGCCATCGCTGCCTTTAGACGTTAAGATTCTCCTTATCCTTCATATGTGGATTGGAAGGTTGGAAATATTCTCAACTCTTGTGTTCATATTTGGCGTTGCCCTGATGCTGCCTAGGCTTGTGGAGAGGGAGTAA
- a CDS encoding DUF86 domain-containing protein, whose product MKKEDIKYKKKLIEESIQKVRSSMPKTQERFSKMGLAKDGIYKQIEFAIQNLLDALNEISSSLEIEAVSYRGIIESLHKEKIIGDELKEKLDFLVQLREVLIYNYDLINDEIAFRNMEEYLQFLEEGLKFLSSFLEGEE is encoded by the coding sequence GTGAAGAAGGAAGATATCAAGTATAAAAAGAAGCTCATAGAAGAAAGCATTCAGAAAGTAAGGTCTTCAATGCCCAAAACCCAAGAGAGATTTTCAAAAATGGGCCTTGCCAAAGATGGGATATACAAGCAAATTGAATTTGCAATTCAAAACCTCCTCGATGCTCTTAATGAAATCTCTTCCAGTTTAGAAATTGAGGCAGTTAGCTATCGCGGGATAATTGAGAGTCTGCATAAGGAGAAAATTATTGGAGATGAACTGAAAGAGAAGCTTGATTTTCTGGTTCAGTTAAGAGAAGTCCTGATTTACAATTACGATCTCATTAACGACGAAATAGCCTTTAGGAATATGGAAGAATACCTGCAGTTTCTTGAGGAGGGTTTGAAATTCTTAAGCTCCTTTTTGGAGGGTGAGGAGTGA
- the cyaB gene encoding class IV adenylate cyclase codes for MIEIELKGHADDKVFERVRENFTFMRKEVHEDIYFSHPCRDFSETDEALRIRIKRFNGHFEAFLTYKGPKIDSISKSRKEIEVSIEDVDAYLELLNLLGFREILTVKKTREKYYVEKGVTITLDEVEGLGKFVEIEKLAKDEEEVQKEVPRLMEILKSLGIKKFERKSYLELLMEKLNSSTEL; via the coding sequence ATGATAGAGATCGAACTCAAAGGGCATGCAGACGATAAGGTGTTTGAGAGGGTGAGGGAAAACTTTACCTTCATGAGAAAGGAAGTTCATGAGGACATTTACTTCAGCCACCCATGCAGAGATTTTTCAGAAACGGATGAAGCATTAAGGATAAGGATAAAGCGCTTCAATGGCCATTTTGAGGCATTTCTTACATATAAGGGCCCAAAGATTGACAGCATTTCAAAGAGCAGAAAGGAAATAGAGGTCAGTATTGAAGACGTTGATGCATATCTTGAGCTTCTAAATCTTCTCGGCTTTAGGGAAATTCTCACAGTGAAAAAGACTAGAGAAAAGTACTATGTGGAAAAAGGCGTCACCATTACGTTAGATGAAGTTGAAGGTCTTGGGAAGTTCGTTGAGATAGAAAAACTCGCAAAAGATGAAGAAGAAGTGCAAAAAGAAGTCCCAAGGCTCATGGAGATTCTGAAATCACTTGGAATCAAAAAGTTTGAGAGAAAATCTTATCTTGAGCTGCTAATGGAAAAGCTCAACTCTTCAACAGAGCTCTAA
- a CDS encoding gamma carbonic anhydrase family protein codes for MVVYELNGKKPKIHETAFVDENAYIIGDVVLEEKTSVWPSAVLRGDIEQIYVGKGSNIQDNVSIHTSHGMPTIIGEYVTIGHNAVVHGAKIGNYVIVGMGAVVLDGAKIGNHVIIGAGALIPPGKEIPDYSLVVGVPGKVVRQLSEEEIEMTKKNAEIYIELAEMHIAKRKRIE; via the coding sequence ATGGTGGTTTACGAGCTAAATGGAAAGAAGCCTAAAATTCACGAAACCGCTTTTGTGGATGAGAACGCTTACATAATCGGAGACGTCGTCTTGGAGGAGAAAACGAGTGTTTGGCCTTCGGCAGTGTTGAGGGGGGACATAGAGCAGATATACGTAGGCAAGGGTTCCAACATTCAGGACAATGTTAGCATTCACACTTCTCATGGGATGCCCACGATAATAGGGGAATACGTTACAATAGGTCACAATGCCGTTGTCCACGGAGCAAAGATTGGAAATTACGTTATTGTAGGAATGGGGGCTGTGGTTCTGGATGGGGCTAAAATTGGGAATCACGTTATTATAGGCGCTGGAGCTCTAATACCTCCGGGGAAGGAGATTCCAGATTACAGCCTTGTTGTAGGTGTCCCAGGCAAAGTTGTAAGGCAGCTCAGTGAAGAGGAAATAGAAATGACAAAGAAAAATGCCGAAATTTATATTGAGCTTGCTGAAATGCACATAGCAAAGAGAAAGAGGATTGAGTGA
- the hjc gene encoding Holliday junction resolvase Hjc — protein sequence MRYRKGASAERELIKMLEKEGFAVLRSAGSKKVDIVAGNGKLYLCIEVKTTKNDKIYLSEDEVEKVKSFASTFGGKGIIAIKFINNGWYFFEVEKLKKSGKNYRITLQIAKHKAKTFDEILGKQKSLIEVIGSE from the coding sequence ATGAGATACCGAAAAGGTGCCAGTGCTGAAAGAGAGCTCATAAAGATGCTGGAAAAAGAGGGGTTTGCAGTTTTGAGATCAGCCGGAAGCAAAAAAGTCGATATAGTTGCGGGAAACGGTAAGCTTTACCTTTGCATTGAAGTCAAAACCACGAAAAATGATAAAATCTATTTAAGTGAGGATGAGGTTGAAAAGGTAAAAAGCTTTGCAAGCACCTTTGGGGGAAAGGGGATCATTGCGATTAAATTCATAAACAACGGATGGTATTTTTTTGAGGTTGAAAAGCTAAAAAAGAGCGGGAAAAATTATAGAATAACCCTTCAGATAGCAAAACATAAGGCTAAGACCTTTGATGAAATCCTCGGTAAGCAAAAGTCTCTAATCGAGGTGATTGGAAGTGAATAA
- the map gene encoding type II methionyl aminopeptidase → MENKAENLLKAGEIAKKVKEEVLKLIKPGASLYEIAEFVENRIIELGGKPAFPCNLSINEIAAHYTPYIGDKTVLQEGDYLKVDLGVHVDGYIADTAFTVRVGMEDDELIEASREALENAISVVKAGVKINEIGKVIEETIRGKGFNPIVNLSGHVIERYKLHTGISIPNIYRPHDNYELKEGDVIAIEPFATTGAGQVIEAPPTLIYMYVRDRPVRLPQARTLLRYVKENFSTLPFAYRWVQKLMPDTQLRIALMQLEKAGALYGYPVLKEIRGGVVSQAEHTVIVEKDGALITT, encoded by the coding sequence GTGGAGAACAAAGCTGAAAATCTCCTCAAAGCTGGCGAAATTGCAAAAAAGGTTAAAGAGGAAGTTTTGAAGTTAATAAAACCTGGAGCATCTCTATATGAGATAGCCGAGTTTGTTGAAAACAGAATAATAGAGCTAGGCGGAAAACCGGCTTTTCCATGTAATCTCTCAATAAATGAAATCGCCGCTCACTACACACCGTATATAGGAGACAAGACTGTCCTTCAAGAAGGAGACTACTTAAAAGTTGATCTTGGTGTTCACGTTGACGGCTACATAGCAGACACGGCTTTTACAGTTAGGGTAGGGATGGAGGATGATGAGCTAATAGAAGCCTCAAGGGAAGCGTTGGAAAATGCAATAAGCGTTGTTAAGGCTGGAGTAAAGATAAACGAAATCGGAAAGGTCATAGAGGAAACTATAAGAGGAAAAGGCTTTAATCCAATAGTTAATCTCAGCGGGCACGTGATAGAAAGGTATAAGCTCCACACAGGCATTTCAATACCCAATATCTACAGGCCACACGATAACTACGAGCTCAAAGAAGGAGACGTCATAGCGATAGAGCCTTTCGCGACTACGGGTGCCGGACAGGTTATAGAAGCACCTCCCACGCTGATATACATGTACGTGCGCGATAGGCCCGTAAGACTTCCTCAGGCAAGAACACTCTTGAGGTATGTTAAAGAGAACTTTTCCACACTGCCCTTTGCATACCGGTGGGTTCAAAAACTCATGCCAGATACACAGCTGAGGATTGCCCTCATGCAGCTTGAAAAAGCCGGAGCGCTATATGGTTATCCAGTATTGAAGGAAATACGGGGCGGAGTAGTTTCCCAAGCTGAGCACACTGTAATAGTTGAAAAAGACGGAGCTTTAATTACAACTTGA
- a CDS encoding lysyl aminopeptidase, producing MVDWKLMQKVIEAPGVSGYEFMGIRDVVIEALKDYVDEIKVDKLGNVIAHKKGDKPKVMIAAHMDKIGLMVNHIDEKGYLHVVRVGGVDPRTLVAQRVRIFGEKREIYGVVGHIPPHLTKPEERTKAADWDTIVIDIGADSKEEAEKLGVKVGTIAEFAPAFTRLNENRFASPYLDDRICLYAMIEAARALEEHQADIYFVASVQEEVGLRGARVASYAIDPEIGIAMDVTFAKQPGDKGKIVPELGKGPVMDVGPNINPKVRAFADEVAKKYGIPLQVEPSPRPTGTDANIMQINREGVATAVLSIPIKYMHSQVELADARDVNNTIKLAKHLLEELKPMELTP from the coding sequence ATGGTTGATTGGAAGCTTATGCAAAAGGTTATCGAGGCTCCAGGGGTTTCTGGATACGAGTTCATGGGAATCAGAGATGTTGTAATCGAAGCTTTGAAGGATTATGTGGATGAAATTAAAGTTGACAAGCTTGGAAACGTCATTGCCCATAAGAAAGGTGACAAGCCAAAGGTGATGATAGCTGCCCACATGGACAAAATAGGGCTTATGGTGAACCACATAGACGAAAAAGGTTATCTACATGTTGTTAGAGTTGGGGGCGTTGATCCAAGGACGCTTGTAGCACAGAGGGTAAGGATATTTGGAGAAAAAAGAGAAATATACGGTGTAGTTGGACACATCCCACCCCATTTAACCAAGCCCGAAGAGAGAACCAAAGCCGCCGATTGGGACACAATAGTTATCGACATCGGAGCTGATTCAAAGGAAGAGGCAGAGAAGTTGGGTGTGAAGGTAGGAACCATAGCGGAATTTGCTCCCGCTTTTACGAGACTTAACGAAAACCGCTTTGCATCCCCATACCTGGACGATAGGATATGCCTTTACGCCATGATAGAAGCGGCAAGAGCTTTGGAAGAGCACCAAGCAGATATATACTTTGTGGCAAGCGTCCAAGAGGAAGTCGGACTAAGGGGAGCCAGAGTAGCGAGCTATGCCATTGATCCAGAGATTGGAATAGCTATGGACGTTACCTTTGCCAAACAGCCCGGAGACAAGGGCAAGATAGTGCCAGAGCTTGGAAAAGGTCCTGTAATGGATGTCGGACCAAACATAAATCCAAAGGTTAGAGCATTTGCAGACGAGGTGGCCAAGAAATATGGGATACCTCTTCAAGTAGAGCCCAGCCCAAGACCAACTGGGACTGATGCAAACATCATGCAAATAAACCGCGAGGGAGTAGCAACGGCTGTCCTTTCGATTCCAATAAAATACATGCACTCCCAAGTTGAGTTAGCCGATGCAAGAGACGTTAATAATACGATAAAGCTTGCAAAACACCTGCTTGAAGAGCTCAAACCCATGGAACTAACTCCATAA
- a CDS encoding archaemetzincin family Zn-dependent metalloprotease: protein MRIALLPLVVKEVEKDVLKAVKEHVEEFYSRFGFKVETLPPKTASDVFFSYNPLRGQFLGRFFLMKVAEHRKGFSAVLGVTDGDLYEEGMNFIFGLANPHLKAAIISLARLRPEFYNEKDGEVLKERAIKEAMHELGHVFGLTHCENPRCVMHFSNSIIDTDYKGKNYCERCLNKLKRNLEGMI from the coding sequence GTGAGAATAGCTCTACTCCCGCTGGTAGTGAAAGAAGTTGAAAAAGACGTTCTGAAAGCAGTGAAAGAGCATGTTGAAGAATTCTACTCAAGATTTGGGTTTAAAGTGGAAACCTTACCTCCCAAAACTGCAAGCGACGTCTTTTTCTCCTACAACCCACTTAGGGGACAGTTTCTTGGGAGGTTTTTCCTCATGAAAGTTGCAGAGCATAGGAAAGGCTTTTCGGCAGTTTTGGGTGTCACGGATGGAGATCTCTACGAGGAGGGAATGAACTTCATCTTTGGACTCGCTAACCCACACCTAAAGGCCGCTATAATCTCCCTCGCAAGGTTAAGGCCGGAGTTTTACAACGAAAAGGATGGGGAAGTTTTAAAGGAAAGGGCCATAAAAGAGGCAATGCACGAACTCGGCCATGTGTTCGGGCTTACCCATTGCGAAAACCCAAGATGCGTAATGCATTTTTCAAATTCAATAATTGATACTGACTATAAAGGAAAAAACTACTGTGAAAGGTGCTTGAATAAATTAAAAAGAAACCTGGAGGGGATGATATGA